The following coding sequences lie in one Fibrobacter sp. UWEL genomic window:
- the rhuM gene encoding RhuM family protein, translating to MENQPEKAPEKGEIIAYHADGELHLDVRLENETVWLTQQQIADLFGTKRQAITKHLANIFSSEELIESSVSSKMELTAADGKNYRTKLYNLDAIISIGYRVNSKNATRFRQWANKVLKDHLLKGFSINQRLLIAEERIDHHLANHENRIIDLKNEQENHSARIKALENQVDFFVKGPKPPEGRILPANSRWDGFALIAELVKSAEKSVVFIDPFADVTALNFAAFRKPKVTAIVYTARITTALQNQVEIHNKQYPGLQLRNMRQVHDRFLLVDEKVYHFGASFKDMGNGLCGYSIMDFATVEQVMEMVEANG from the coding sequence ATGGAAAATCAACCGGAAAAAGCGCCCGAAAAAGGCGAAATCATCGCCTACCATGCCGATGGCGAGTTGCATCTTGATGTCCGTCTCGAAAACGAAACCGTATGGCTGACGCAACAACAAATTGCGGATTTATTCGGGACGAAAAGGCAAGCTATAACAAAGCATTTAGCAAACATTTTTTCGTCAGAGGAACTCATCGAAAGTTCAGTTAGTTCCAAAATGGAACTAACTGCCGCCGATGGGAAAAACTACAGAACAAAACTTTACAATCTAGACGCAATCATCTCTATCGGCTATAGAGTAAACAGCAAAAATGCAACCCGTTTTCGCCAATGGGCCAACAAAGTCCTTAAAGATCACCTCCTCAAAGGCTTCAGCATCAATCAGCGGCTTCTTATAGCAGAAGAGCGCATCGACCACCATTTGGCAAATCACGAAAACCGTATTATCGACCTGAAAAACGAGCAGGAGAATCACTCTGCACGAATCAAGGCCCTTGAAAATCAAGTGGATTTCTTCGTAAAAGGTCCCAAGCCTCCTGAAGGAAGAATTCTCCCAGCCAATTCCCGCTGGGACGGCTTCGCCCTCATTGCAGAACTTGTAAAATCCGCCGAAAAATCCGTAGTGTTCATCGACCCATTTGCAGATGTCACCGCATTAAATTTCGCAGCATTTCGAAAGCCGAAAGTTACAGCAATCGTCTATACAGCTCGCATCACCACGGCATTACAAAACCAGGTGGAAATTCATAACAAACAATACCCAGGATTGCAGCTAAGAAACATGCGGCAAGTTCACGATAGATTTCTACTCGTTGACGAAAAGGTTTACCATTTCGGAGCAAGTTTCAAGGATATGGGCAACGGCCTATGCGGCTACAGCATCATGGATTTTGCGACCGTGGAGCAGGTGATGGAAATGGTAGAGGCTAATGGGTAA
- a CDS encoding FISUMP domain-containing protein: protein MKNSFPSVILSESSRVILSVAKNLAMLSIAAVMFVACGGDNGSSAKDDDSSSSVADEEKSSSSTKNSSSSDNESSSSAKESSSSTVKSSSSSSVILSSSSEGSSSSAKSSSSVASSSSAKSSSSTAKSSSSVASSSSAKSSSSSAKSSSSSVKVSSSSEYKPFDHSIYLAPSMTVGPDRYKQFTDERTGRSYYYITITGRDTSYKANSVTVMAENLNIGEMIRGRTNQEDDSKIERYCYDNDTTNCDKYGGLYQWAEMMALPSRCNTESCADLIQENHQGICPEGWRLLTYNDMYTIVHADGNEDGIKGVRSVPFGGFNTTGYSLVGAGYLWNFAFDGMNSSTYWHYPVERTEKRSNASWATNSSTDFQVASTNKTNGLSVRCVKLETEE, encoded by the coding sequence ATGAAAAATTCTTTTCCGAGTGTCATTCTGAGCGAATCATCCCGCGTCATTCTGAGCGTAGCGAAGAATCTAGCGATGTTGTCTATCGCAGCAGTCATGTTCGTGGCCTGCGGTGGCGATAACGGCTCCAGCGCCAAGGACGACGATTCCTCCAGCAGCGTTGCTGACGAGGAAAAATCCTCCTCTAGCACAAAGAATAGCTCCTCTAGCGATAATGAATCCTCCAGCTCTGCTAAGGAATCCTCTTCCAGCACAGTTAAGAGCAGCAGCTCTTCCAGCGTCATCCTGAGCTCATCGAGCGAAGGATCCAGTAGCTCGGCTAAGAGCAGCTCCTCTGTTGCTTCTAGCTCTAGCGCAAAGTCCTCTTCTAGCACAGCAAAGAGCAGTTCTTCTGTTGCTTCTAGTTCCAGTGCTAAGTCTTCCTCTAGCAGCGCTAAGAGTAGTAGCAGCTCTGTGAAGGTGTCTAGCAGCAGCGAGTATAAACCGTTTGATCATTCTATTTATCTTGCACCTTCAATGACTGTAGGGCCTGATCGTTACAAGCAGTTTACTGATGAACGTACTGGTCGTAGCTACTACTATATCACCATTACAGGTAGGGATACCAGTTACAAGGCTAATTCTGTGACCGTCATGGCGGAAAATCTGAATATTGGTGAAATGATTCGCGGAAGAACAAACCAGGAAGATGATTCGAAAATTGAACGTTATTGTTATGACAACGACACCACCAATTGTGATAAGTATGGCGGTCTTTACCAATGGGCGGAAATGATGGCTTTGCCTAGCCGTTGCAATACGGAAAGTTGCGCCGATTTGATTCAGGAAAACCATCAGGGCATTTGCCCCGAGGGCTGGCGTTTGCTGACCTATAACGATATGTACACCATAGTCCATGCAGATGGAAATGAGGATGGTATCAAAGGTGTTCGCTCTGTTCCTTTTGGAGGCTTTAATACTACCGGATACTCTTTGGTTGGTGCTGGGTATTTGTGGAACTTTGCATTTGATGGTATGAATAGTAGTACATATTGGCATTATCCCGTTGAAAGAACCGAGAAAAGGTCTAATGCCTCGTGGGCTACTAACAGCAGCACTGATTTTCAGGTTGCTTCGACCAATAAAACCAACGGTCTTTCCGTCCGTTGCGTAAAGCTAGAAACTGAAGAATAA